The nucleotide window ttaccattacatatCTAACGGAAGAAAATGGAATTATCATTTACGGATCCTGTACAAGCTGAGAAAACACTCTTTGAATACTAAAAGAGTCTTTTGAATATGTTTATTGAAAAGGGTACAACAACCATCTAATTGCTACAGTTTATTTCATTATAAGTGTGATTAACTGTTATTAACAAGTGCGAGGATTAATGTAAATTGTAATGTAGCAGGCGCCTAATGATCCCCAGTACAAAGATTATCTTTTTACCCACGCGCGCCTGAAGTTATCGCAAAGCAATGTCTGAAGAAATTGTTACAGAAGGAGAAACATTTTATTGGTCAATTTATGACAGCCGATGACAGCTCCAAACCTCTGTGAGCGCTCTCAGGCGTAACAGAACAAGTGGGCGGTTTTCAAATTTCAGGGGTTTGTCTGCAAGCGTTTCCTTTTCtcctctccccctcccccctctttcttttttcggtCTCGCCTTAATTTTCGCGCGACCAAAACATCGAAATCTGCACGGAAACCcaacggaaacgcttgctacgcaggctaaagAGGACATGGTGTCCTGTCCCAGAGCTTTTCGGAAGCCTAAAAGTGCCGAGGAAGAGAGGAATTTAATCGAGAATGCTATCCCACTGTCAACACGTGCAAggacaaaatggtcagtgaaaTTTTTTCTGGAATGGCAGAATGGTAGgaattaatattcataagtcaCGTGCAGAGTCtttatatctgataaaacaccACATGCTAATAAGGATGAGATTTCTCGATATAATCTCTACACGCGATTTGTTATGGACAATTTGATAAGTCAATGGagttatgaattattaatgagtttttgaagTAGAGAGAAAATGCAATTAATATACCCTAGCTACGGCAGTCAAGTTTGGCATTGTTTAATTAATCTTTACATAAGAGCACTTTTCTCGGTATTATCGCTGTCTCGTACGTTTCCATTTTCTACTTTTTCTAGCTCATGGCCTTTGCTCGTCTCCTTGACTACCAAGTCTTCCATTGTAGGCTGATTGAATGTCTCCGGTAAAGTCATACTCACAAGAGCACCCGCTACAGCGAGCCCAGCCATGATCCCAAAGGGCAGGAAGCGGTTGACTTCAATCTGTTGGCGAGAAGAGAAAATGGTAACGTAGAAACAACAATTGATTTGTTATTGGTTTGTTTGAAACACTTGCACTGGAAAGCTGGACAGAGTTATTGGCGCAAATGTAGGGAAACCATTGGCTGTATGTGATGTAGTTGATAATGAAATGAGTGGCAAAAAATGCGCTTTCTTACCAGTAAAGGGGAGTAAACAGAAATAAAAGCGCTGACACGAGCAGCGGCAGTCGATGTACCCATTCCGACGTTTCTAAGGAGGGAAAGAAGTGTAATCAGTTCACAGAAGTTACTTTCAATTAAGTACCACACCACAAAtaaaccataataataataataataataataataatgattatgtGAGCTATTTGTATCGCGCTTTATATTATGACAACAAAAGATCAAATCGCTTTACAAGGGTTGGTGGGGGACTTCTTTATGGCACAAGTGGCAGCCGTAACAATTCTTACATGAAAGTAACCAATAGGTGCCCCCAGTACAGAAAGAGTAACAGACCACGAGATCAGGAACTCCATGCCTTAACGTCCACCCGAGTGCGGTGAGACGGGACCTATGGTTTAATGGCCTTATCCAAGACGACTAGAAAGTTTAGTAACCGTTTGCAGATGtcattgcaaaggcagcacttttctcctcagttatttaaagaccccgaGCCGGGGATATGAACCATCCATCTTCCGCACTGTGGTCCGTTGCTTCATCAACAGATCCGGTCGACGAAACCACGGCGTGGCAGAGGCTCGAGTGCATTTGTAAAAACCCTTTGAAACTGACTTAAGCGCGCGAAACGTTCTACCCTTGGTTGGGTTTCATTTGGCCTATCGGTGAAGCGTGATTAGTTGTGAATACATTTTGTACAAAATATCTTGACTAGCCACAGTTGTACTTAGCTGTTTATGTTTATGAAAGAATTCAAGCGAAGTTTTTGGAACACGAAACGTCGGTAAAAAGGTTATGTTGTAGTTAAGAAAAGGGGGCAGTTGAAACGCTCAACAAAAATCGGATCGACTGTCATTTTTAAGTCAGTCTTTCTACTCATATCTCAATCACCAAGAGGTTTATAAACCCATAAGAAACAGCAATCATTAAATGTTATTCGACAATTAAACGTAATTAGGCCGAATGCATTTACCTTAAGGTTGTAGGAAACAATTCCACCGAGTAAACATACACCATAATGAACGCCGACTCGCCACCGAACTTAGCAATACACAAGTACATGAAGATTTTTCCAATCCTGTAACCTAcgaagaaaaagaggaagagTTAAATACTGGTCAGTTTTGGGGGAGATCCGTTGAAATGGTTTTTACTGAATTAATCAAAGATTTATATTCATAGAGGggcgaaaaaaaaagagtaaagaGAATGATGGAGAGCTGCATCAACAGCAGCGCAAAAGAGACAAAAAGACGAACGCAGGCATGGAGTTGCAAGACACCGTGGCAGATGAGGAGAGTAGTGGTCTGCAAACTACCTAAAGACTATTTTGTGTCTTCAGGTAAGAAGTAAAATCTCACAGCACTACGAGTTTCATTCTGGTATGAAGGCTTATTCATGTGATCCTGGTACCACTTCTTATTCCGGTAAGAGGTCGTCAGTAGTGTTCTTCTATCGCTTGGTATTCGTTTACATTATATGCCGGTACAAAATCTCGTGCCAGTACAAGTCATACCTATATGAGTTTGTTACGGTATTTATACCGCATGTCAATTCTTATACTGCTTTGAATAGTTCAAACCGGTATCATGCAATCGTATACAATATAATAATAGAAGACAGGGACGAAATCGTACCAGAATGAAAGTCGTAGCGGTATGGCATTTTTTCATGTAAACCAGTAAGCATCCCCCTAAGTTACCTTGATCATATTTAGCTTTGTCTGTAAGAAGAATGGCACCAACTGCTCCTACTGCAGCGGCAATGAATGTTACCATGAGGACTTTTCTTCGACTGAACCTGAAagagtgtgaaataataaagaCGCAAGTTTATCAAGACATAGCAGGAACTGCGGAGAAGGAGGGGCTACTATCACTGTTTTGCTTAAGTTAACTTTTTTAGGGTCTCCAGAATAAATATgattgttatatagctggcgtttttcccgctacagtgcgcccattcattggctagttcatggtcacatgacatctaacaatgaaactatttcccgccaaatgccctgagcgggcaacattgcgaaaactatgacgtcaaacgggaaacagttcactgttacctGCGAAATGTTAaccgctgttgcacgtgatcagagcgtgcagttgaaggtggcctgatttTGTCGCAGGAATCCcagcgcgtttttcaaaatttgcttttgttttgttttgctatgtaacaaatcacttaatgactggtcccttgggaaacagtgaattttgtttccctcgaatctcaatgtttccctcgagTTCGTCTCGGGAAATAattgagattctcgggaaacaaaattcactcttcccctcgggaccagtcacTAAGTGTTTAAAGTGTACAAATGCATGATACTGATGGCGGAACAATGAACCCCAGTGGTATAGTTTTTCCGGGCCAGATTTTTTAGCcctaccactttaaaattgtctccAAGGTCCCTGCCTTAGATAAATTTCTTAAAACCAAGGctcataaaacagaaaaaagaaaacagacatATTTTGTCCACTTACAATTACCTGAGATTCAGATAAGTCATTACAGGGTAGGCAGGCAAAGCAGATGCGGCGGTTATCAGCACATTGATGTAGATATTTCCACTTAGGAATGGAGCACTTAATGACACACCCCAGCTTATAAAAGAAGCTGCGAACCTGTAGGGAAATAGATTTGGATGTATCTTACAATTAATACAAATTGCATATCATGTTTCAATAAATTGTCAGCCTTAGGATATTACGTTTGTAGCTTTATCTCTGCTACGGTATTAGCTTATCGATGCCGTATGCCGTGTGAAAAACCGATTGCGTCTGTCATTTTGTAAAATTGTCACGGTCAGAATTCGATACTATTTGGTATTAATTTCCAATAATTTCAGCACATGCGAAGTTGATTTCTCGTGCAAGGGAGCTTCATGAAATGAAATGCATTTAAGAGCCCAAGGACACTTCTATCAATGTAAACTTCCTCACTTGACATATACTGAGAAAGACGCTTACATGCTTGCTGAACTAATTTAGTACACGAAACACAACCCCTTAAGCATTTTGCTTTTACCTGTACGTTATATGTACATAGCCCTTGAGTTCAAAAGAGGATGTCATGACGATAAACAAAAACGATTTCTTGAataattaaccccttaactgccgaatgagcgctcagggcacttatagattttactctggctcacgccagacgattttactcgtcaatggggaaccccttggatgggaaagggttaaaatggTTCGTGCCGAGGAGCACCATACATCATATTAGAATGTACATGTACAGTCCGACGAGAAAgacatttccatttttttttcccggAGCTTAATGGTTTGAAAAGCACTTCCTCGTGCCATGGTAACGGCGGAAATAAGCAAAACATGGAAGTAGATATATGCTTCAACTGAAGGAAGTTTCTTTTTCGCAATATCTGTGCTGTCACAAACTGACCGTGATTGCTTTTAATGTCGAAGAGTTGTTCCACAATGGACTTGTTTCTAAGAAATCCTTTTTAAATGAAATGTCTTTTAACTAAAATTACAAGTTTCTAAGGTTGCTCACCGTTTTTCAAAACCGGCCTACTGGATTGTCCAATCCGCAAATGAAACACGTCAGTTCTGCCGAACTGAGAACAATTTTCTAGCCATAATGACCATTTATAGAGATAATCGCctggggcgagtaaaattaaggattacactcacgcgtgttttcagaaattgcccaAATCGCGTAGTGAcaagggcaatttcagcaacttctggaAACAtgagtgatattaatccttaatcttacgaggatccattgtaATTACTCGTTAATAACATGGAGGGTAAAGTTACTGAATTTTTTATGTGTAAAACTGCGACACAGGGCATCGCTCtagtactcttctaaattttctttgaagttGCATACATCTTTCCCCTTTTTTAAAACGTTCTTCCAGTATTCCGTGCTTTTCTTCAtgcttttcattttcgctcttttcttttgattcttcgatatattcctcgtcaactatgTCGAAACTTGCCATTATTactgaatttttttaagcaacaacTTCTCGATAgcataagctgttgctaggtaACCTGAGGACCAATGATGAGCAAGTAATTTTGCCCTCGTCACAGGCAAGAAATGCCCTCTTCGTTGagcaatcagcattcagtaattttttcCTCTATGTTATAAAGTCAAAAGAAGGTATCTCAGTCAGACAGAACTGAAGCGTGCCATTCGCGAATTACTAGAGCAGGCCACGCAGCTGCAGTTTTGTCAAATGGTAAGCACCGCGCTATTTAATGGACTCACCACATAAACCAGGAACCAAGAGTCTTGTGGGCCATTTTAATAGAGGAGAAGAGATCGCGAAAATCAccaagcttttcttttttgggcAGAATTAATGGTTCATCAGGCATTTCTTTACCATTCAGTCTGGCAACTTTAGAAAGAGTTTCCCTCGCCTCAGATACATGACCCTTTTTCAGAAGCCAACGGGTAGACTCAGGTGTAAAACTAAAAAGATGTAAGATTCAGAATGTTCAGTAAGACACACGCTCTTATAATTACTTCTTGCAATAGAGAGCTTGAGAAAGCGacatttttgagccacgaacggaaaccggaagtgatgatttcgcgtgcaaggacagtggtctcttccagattttcaaactaatcgtctctactagtgagAAGATATTATATATGTGGTAGTAAGAAGACAAACAACAGgagaatatgaaaatttggttttatcaaaggagttgataaagaattacca belongs to Acropora muricata isolate sample 2 chromosome 9, ASM3666990v1, whole genome shotgun sequence and includes:
- the LOC136927880 gene encoding organic cation/carnitine transporter 2-like, giving the protein MKQALTTDEVLEKIGSFGRYQIVLNLFVNLTYGLWWAFTVLITMFIANEPGWKCVNKTTCPFNKTIYLEDDDYSHRCKIPREDWTFADDFTSIVTQFDLVCDRGSLPFVSTSVIFAGHFIGSIAVSTISDKFGRKIPLFVCGFFCCLFNFVSAFSPAFWVFAVFRSLVGFFIGAYSIPLYVLATEFSGIRHRSTAGTLVWVGFVIFYMILPAFAYAIRDWRVLTMVTGAPSFLIMAGWFFTPESTRWLLKKGHVSEARETLSKVARLNGKEMPDEPLILPKKEKLGDFRDLFSSIKMAHKTLGSWFMWFAASFISWGVSLSAPFLSGNIYINVLITAASALPAYPVMTYLNLRFSRRKVLMVTFIAAAVGAVGAILLTDKAKYDQGYRIGKIFMYLCIAKFGGESAFIMVYVYSVELFPTTLRNVGMGTSTAAARVSAFISVYSPLLIEVNRFLPFGIMAGLAVAGALVSMTLPETFNQPTMEDLVVKETSKGHELEKVENGNVRDSDNTEKSALM